The following proteins are encoded in a genomic region of Sesamum indicum cultivar Zhongzhi No. 13 linkage group LG8, S_indicum_v1.0, whole genome shotgun sequence:
- the LOC105167684 gene encoding inactive LRR receptor-like serine/threonine-protein kinase BIR2 — protein MTPRLLLLSRSIFSTLLLIFLFICSSFAEDDVRCLQEVKRSLTDTGGKLNSWVFSNTSVGFICRFVGVSCWNDRENRLIGLELRDFSLAGDIPDSLQFCHSLQTLDLSGNSLSGSIPPQICTWLPYLVTLDLSRNSLTGHIPEDLANCSFLNALILDDNKLSGSIPYQLSNLGRLRKFSVANNDLSGRVPSFKYDSLEHDFSGNSGLCGGPLGKCGGLSKKNLAIIIAAGVFGAAASLLLGFGLWWWCFTRSSKRRKRQYATGGRDDGGSSWAERLRAHKLTQVMLFQKPLVKVKLADLLAATNNFSTENVIVSSRTGTTYKAVLPDGSALAIKRLSTCKIGEKQFRVEMNRLGQLRHPNLVPLLGFCLVEEEKLLVYKHLSNGTLGSLLSGNADVLDWSARFRIALGAARGLAWLHHGCQPPILHQNISSNIVLLDEDFDARIMDFGLARLMTSSESNDSSFVNGDLGEIGYVAPEYSSTLVASTKGDAYSFGVVLLELATGLKPLDVTTADELCKGNLVDWVNQLSASGRIKDAIDKRLSGKDHDEDIVRFLRIACNCVVSRPKDRWSMYQVYESLKSMAEEHGFSEQYDEFPLLFGKPEPTSPI, from the coding sequence ATGACTCCTCGTCTTCTTCTCCTCAGTAGATCCATTTTCTCCACTCTGCTGCTGATTTTCCTGTTTATCTGCAGTTCGTTCGCCGAAGACGACGTCAGGTGCTTGCAAGAAGTGAAGAGGTCATTGACGGACACGGGAGGTAAGCTCAATTCGTGGGTTTTCTCCAACACTTCTGTCGGGTTCATTTGCAGATTCGTCGGCGTCTCGTGCTGGAACGACCGCGAGAATAGGCTCATCGGCTTGGAGCTCCGTGATTTCAGCCTAGCTGGGGATATTCCAGATTCGCTGCAGTTCTGCCACAGTCTGCAAACGCTCGATCTATCCGGCAACTCTTTGTCTGGGTCGATTCCTCCGCAAATCTGCACTTGGCTGCCTTATTTAGTCACCCTTGACTTGTCGCGCAATAGTTTGACTGGTCATATACCGGAGGATCTTGCTAATTGCTCGTTTTTGAATGCTTTGATTTTAGACGACAATAAGCTATCGGGCAGTATTCCTTACCAGCTTTCGAATTTGGGGAGGTTGCGGAAGTTTTCTGTAGCTAATAATGATTTATCTGGGAGAGTGCCGTCGTTTAAGTATGACTCTTTGGAGCATGATTTTAGTGGGAATAGCGGGCTTTGCGGGGGCCCCTTGGGGAAATGTGGTGGATTGAGTAAGAAGAATTTGGCGATTATTATTGCAGCAGGGGTTTTTGGTGCGGCCGCTTCGTTGCTGTTGGGGTTTGGTTTATGGTGGTGGTGTTTTACGAGGTCGAGTAAGAGGAGGAAGAGACAGTACGCAACTGGTGGAAGGGATGATGGTGGTAGTAGCTGGGCGGAGAGATTGAGAGCTCACAAGCTTACGCAGGTTATGTTGTTCCAGAAGCCCCTAGTGAAGGTTAAGTTGGCAGATCTGTTGGCtgcaacaaataattttagcaCAGAGAATGTTATCGTTTCGAGTAGGACGGGGACCACTTACAAGGCGGTTTTGCCGGATGGGTCAGCCCTTGCGATTAAGCGGCTCAGCACATGTAAGATAGGGGAGAAGCAATTTAGGGTGGAGATGAACAGGTTAGGGCAGTTGAGGCATCCGAATTTGGTGCCACTATTGGGGTTTTGCTTAGTGGAGGAGGAGAAGCTCTTGGTTTATAAGCATTTGTCTAATGGGACTCTTGGTTCATTGTTGTCTGGCAATGCTGATGTCTTGGATTGGTCAGCTAGGTTTAGGATTGCATTGGGGGCTGCTAGGGGACTGGCTTGGCTTCACCATGGTTGCCAACCTCCTATCTTGCACCAGAATATCAGCTCTAACATCGTTCTGCTTGATGAGGATTTTGATGCTAGGATAATGGACTTTGGTTTGGCTAGGCTTATGACTTCTTCTGAATCAAATGACAGTAGCTTTGTAAATGGGGATTTAGGTGAAATTGGATATGTTGCTCCGGAGTACTCAAGTACATTGGTTGCTTCTACAAAAGGGGATGCTTACAGTTTCGGTGTGGTACTTCTTGAATTGGCAACTGGACTAAAACCTCTTGATGTCACTACTGCGGATGAACTATGTAAGGGTAATCTAGTGGACTGGGTAAATCAGCTCTCTGCTTCTGGTCGAATTAAAGATGCTATTGATAAACGGCTAAGCGGGAAGGaccatgatgaagatataGTGCGTTTCTTGAGAATTGCTTGTAATTGTGTGGTTTCCCGGCCCAAGGATAGGTGGTCTATGTATCAGGTTTATGAATCACTGAAGAGCATGGCTGAGGAGCATGGTTTCTCAGAACAGTATGATGAATTTCCTCTATTGTTCGGAAAACCAGAACCCACAAGTCCCATCTGA
- the LOC105167685 gene encoding uncharacterized protein LOC105167685 isoform X1, which translates to MAVKKMREYDQLQAVWFAAGMAAFIACIERAAVESLFTHWRVWAFLALNLLLLAILFTSKSQIPANEIDEETDADLEINSKKRIRLQSRPVISVNDGSENVKLLNSGECPEYERSNVEDHGKEEAQEQLSKEELNQRVEAFITMFRQHLVSDAKGKSFPLHSSQVNSPRRLSFSHSKEHVSM; encoded by the coding sequence ATGGCAGTCAAAAAGATGAGAGAATATGATCAATTACAGGCAGTCTGGTTTGCAGCTGGAATGGCTGCCTTTATCGCTTGCATTGAACGTGCAGCAGTCGAGTCCCTCTTCACCCATTGGCGCGTGTGGGCGTTCTTGGCGCTGAACCTTTTGCTCTTAGCTATTTTATTCACCTCTAAATCTCAAATCCCAGCAAACGAAATTGATGAAGAAACTGATGCTGATTTGGAAATCAACAGTAAGAAGAGAATTAGGCTACAATCAAGACCAGTTATATCTGTTAATGATGGCAGTGAGAATGTGAAGTTGCTGAACAGTGGAGAGTGTCCGGAGTACGAAAGAAGTAATGTAGAGGATCATGGGAAGGAAGAAGCCCAGGAGCAGCTGTCAAAGGAGGAACTTAACCAAAGAGTTGAGGCATTCATAACTATGTTCAGGCAGCATTTGGTCTCTGATGCAAAGGGTAAGAGCTTTCCACTACATTCAAGTCAAGTGAACTCTCCTCGGCGCCTATCTTTTTCACATAGTAAGGAGCATGTTAGTATGTGA
- the LOC105167685 gene encoding uncharacterized protein LOC105167685 isoform X2 — MREYDQLQAVWFAAGMAAFIACIERAAVESLFTHWRVWAFLALNLLLLAILFTSKSQIPANEIDEETDADLEINSKKRIRLQSRPVISVNDGSENVKLLNSGECPEYERSNVEDHGKEEAQEQLSKEELNQRVEAFITMFRQHLVSDAKGKSFPLHSSQVNSPRRLSFSHSKEHVSM; from the coding sequence ATGAGAGAATATGATCAATTACAGGCAGTCTGGTTTGCAGCTGGAATGGCTGCCTTTATCGCTTGCATTGAACGTGCAGCAGTCGAGTCCCTCTTCACCCATTGGCGCGTGTGGGCGTTCTTGGCGCTGAACCTTTTGCTCTTAGCTATTTTATTCACCTCTAAATCTCAAATCCCAGCAAACGAAATTGATGAAGAAACTGATGCTGATTTGGAAATCAACAGTAAGAAGAGAATTAGGCTACAATCAAGACCAGTTATATCTGTTAATGATGGCAGTGAGAATGTGAAGTTGCTGAACAGTGGAGAGTGTCCGGAGTACGAAAGAAGTAATGTAGAGGATCATGGGAAGGAAGAAGCCCAGGAGCAGCTGTCAAAGGAGGAACTTAACCAAAGAGTTGAGGCATTCATAACTATGTTCAGGCAGCATTTGGTCTCTGATGCAAAGGGTAAGAGCTTTCCACTACATTCAAGTCAAGTGAACTCTCCTCGGCGCCTATCTTTTTCACATAGTAAGGAGCATGTTAGTATGTGA